From one Plectropomus leopardus isolate mb chromosome 8, YSFRI_Pleo_2.0, whole genome shotgun sequence genomic stretch:
- the tspy gene encoding testis specific protein Y-linked isoform X4, whose protein sequence is MSEVTGCKQSADSASRKRCPSPDQDESKTIPCKSAKVSDASNEAGVATESCKNSEAESKEIAGSEGRDREGTAAAVQADQGSDRTDGTSALPVNNSSADGHNANNTEKPQSSDAHGSAEAKADTEKTTGTKQGPSASLVQSDSAAIAAAEALASLTGGDGEDSQETPCSSEKAKQVKQGSKFKQRGGHQSSRTGSRTQAAAADSSTSVHSTDREDADEMPEADEGDESISGSSSTPSSSFPSDNEDNDDGECAIVSVKMAPEMRQSVALLAQVQMRLEALEKKSARLHQRLELKISRQRRPHLDQRSSITKSIPGFWVTALLNHPHLSAHIDETDEDALSYMTDLEIESFKNNKLGYRIRFHFRRNPYFQNNIIMKELHLGMGGSPMSFSNPILWHRGQNLTAHSEPRKSSRGVYQTFFSWFSDHSNPGQDDVALILKDDLYRDPLRYYLTPLWEPRENGSGGSSGARAADNGNGDECVVISDSDDEPGEEAGEAEQGHSREEEEEDDEEEEEEDEEEEEEMEERGPSAGSDDSEQEEEEA, encoded by the exons atgAGTGAAGTGACGGGCTGCAAACAGTCCGCTGACTCTGCATCGAGGAAACGGTGTCCATCACCAGACCAAGATGAAAGCAAAACTATCCCCTGCAAGTCCGCAAAAGTGAGTGACGCATCAAATGAAGCGGGGGTCGctacagaaagttgcaaaaacagtgaaGCTGAGAGTAAAGAAATAGCCGGGAGCGAGGGAAGAGACAGGGAAGgaacagcagctgctgtgcaAGCAGATCAGGGTTCAGACCGCACAGATGGCACCAGTGCACTGCCTGTCAACAACTCCAGTGCTGATGGTCACAATGCCAACAATACAGAAAAGCCACAGTCCTCAGACGCACATGGGTCTGCAGAGGCAAAGGCAGACACAGAGAAGACAACAGGGACAAAACAGGGTCCCTCAGCTTCTCTGGTCCAAAGCGACTCAGCAGCCATAGCAGCTGCTGAAGCTCTTGCCAGTCTCACAGGAGGAGACGGGGAAGACAGCCAAGAGACTCCTTGCTCATCCGAAAAGGCCAAACAGGTGAAACAGGGGAGCAAATTTAAACAACGCGGGGGCCACCAGTCCTCAAGAACAGGCTCTAGAACgcaggcagctgctgcagatagCTCCACATCTGTGCACAGCACTGACAGAGAAGATGCAGATGAGATGCCAGAAGCAGATGAAGGTGATGAATCCATATCTGGGTCTTCCTCCACTCCGAGCTCCTCTTTCCCATCAGACAATGAGGACAATGACGATGGGGAGTGTGCCATTGTGTCAGTTAAGATGGCCCCAGAGATGAGACAGTCGGTGGCTCTCCTGGCGCAGGTGCAGATGAGACTGGAAGCTCTTGAGAAGAAGAGCGCTCGGCTTCACCAGCGGCTGGAGCTGAAGATAAGTCGTCAGCGCCGCCCACATCTGGATCAGCGCAGCTCCATCACAAAATCAATCCCTGGCTTCTGGGTGACAGCT CTGTTGAACCATCCTCATCTCTCGGCTCACATTGATGAGACGGATGAAGACGCTCTCAGTTACATGACTGATCTCGAG ATCGAGTCCTTCAAGAATAATAAACTGGGTTACAGGATCCGCTTCCACTTCAGACGGAACCCGTACTTCCAGAACAACATCATAATGAAGGAGCTGCACCTCGGCATGGGAG GATCTCCTATGTCATTCTCCAACCCCATCCTGTGGCACCGTGGACAGAACCTGACGGCCCACAGTGAACCCCGGAAGTCGTCGCGTGGCGTCTATCAGACCTTCTTCAGCTGGTTCAGTGACCATAGCAACCCAGGACAAGACGATGTAGCACTG ATACTTAAGGACGACCTGTACAGAGACCCTCTGAGATACTACCTCACTCCTCTGTGGGAGCCGAGAGAGAACGGCAG cggTGGCTCTAGCGGGGCCAGAGCAGCTGACAACGGAAATGGAGATGAGTGTGTGGTGATCTCTGACTCAGACGATGAGCCCGGTGAGGAAGCTGGTGAAGCTGAACAAGGTCACAgtagggaggaggaagaggaggatgacgaagaggaggaggaagaagacgaagaagaagaagaagaaatggagGAGAGGGGGCCAAGTGCTG
- the tspy gene encoding testis specific protein Y-linked isoform X2, producing the protein MSEVTGCKQSADSASRKRCPSPDQDESKTIPCKSAKVSDASNEAGVATESCKNSEAESKEIAGSEGRDREGTAAAVQADQGSDRTDGTSALPVNNSSADGHNANNTEKPQSSDAHGSAEAKADTEKTTGTKQGPSASLVQSDSAAIAAAEALASLTGGDGEDSQETPCSSEKAKQVKQGSKFKQRGGHQSSRTGSRTQAAAADSSTSVHSTDREDADEMPEADEGDESISGSSSTPSSSFPSDNEDNDDGECAIVSVKMAPEMRQSVALLAQVQMRLEALEKKSARLHQRLELKISRQRRPHLDQRSSITKSIPGFWVTALLNHPHLSAHIDETDEDALSYMTDLEIESFKNNKLGYRIRFHFRRNPYFQNNIIMKELHLGMGGSPMSFSNPILWHRGQNLTAHSEPRKSSRGVYQTFFSWFSDHSNPGQDDVALILKDDLYRDPLRYYLTPLWEPRENGSGGSSGARAADNGNGDECVVISDSDDEPGEEAGEAEQGHSREEEEEDDEEEEEEDEEEEEEMEERGPSADESPEEKDDGGGEIVIDGSDDSEQEEEEA; encoded by the exons atgAGTGAAGTGACGGGCTGCAAACAGTCCGCTGACTCTGCATCGAGGAAACGGTGTCCATCACCAGACCAAGATGAAAGCAAAACTATCCCCTGCAAGTCCGCAAAAGTGAGTGACGCATCAAATGAAGCGGGGGTCGctacagaaagttgcaaaaacagtgaaGCTGAGAGTAAAGAAATAGCCGGGAGCGAGGGAAGAGACAGGGAAGgaacagcagctgctgtgcaAGCAGATCAGGGTTCAGACCGCACAGATGGCACCAGTGCACTGCCTGTCAACAACTCCAGTGCTGATGGTCACAATGCCAACAATACAGAAAAGCCACAGTCCTCAGACGCACATGGGTCTGCAGAGGCAAAGGCAGACACAGAGAAGACAACAGGGACAAAACAGGGTCCCTCAGCTTCTCTGGTCCAAAGCGACTCAGCAGCCATAGCAGCTGCTGAAGCTCTTGCCAGTCTCACAGGAGGAGACGGGGAAGACAGCCAAGAGACTCCTTGCTCATCCGAAAAGGCCAAACAGGTGAAACAGGGGAGCAAATTTAAACAACGCGGGGGCCACCAGTCCTCAAGAACAGGCTCTAGAACgcaggcagctgctgcagatagCTCCACATCTGTGCACAGCACTGACAGAGAAGATGCAGATGAGATGCCAGAAGCAGATGAAGGTGATGAATCCATATCTGGGTCTTCCTCCACTCCGAGCTCCTCTTTCCCATCAGACAATGAGGACAATGACGATGGGGAGTGTGCCATTGTGTCAGTTAAGATGGCCCCAGAGATGAGACAGTCGGTGGCTCTCCTGGCGCAGGTGCAGATGAGACTGGAAGCTCTTGAGAAGAAGAGCGCTCGGCTTCACCAGCGGCTGGAGCTGAAGATAAGTCGTCAGCGCCGCCCACATCTGGATCAGCGCAGCTCCATCACAAAATCAATCCCTGGCTTCTGGGTGACAGCT CTGTTGAACCATCCTCATCTCTCGGCTCACATTGATGAGACGGATGAAGACGCTCTCAGTTACATGACTGATCTCGAG ATCGAGTCCTTCAAGAATAATAAACTGGGTTACAGGATCCGCTTCCACTTCAGACGGAACCCGTACTTCCAGAACAACATCATAATGAAGGAGCTGCACCTCGGCATGGGAG GATCTCCTATGTCATTCTCCAACCCCATCCTGTGGCACCGTGGACAGAACCTGACGGCCCACAGTGAACCCCGGAAGTCGTCGCGTGGCGTCTATCAGACCTTCTTCAGCTGGTTCAGTGACCATAGCAACCCAGGACAAGACGATGTAGCACTG ATACTTAAGGACGACCTGTACAGAGACCCTCTGAGATACTACCTCACTCCTCTGTGGGAGCCGAGAGAGAACGGCAG cggTGGCTCTAGCGGGGCCAGAGCAGCTGACAACGGAAATGGAGATGAGTGTGTGGTGATCTCTGACTCAGACGATGAGCCCGGTGAGGAAGCTGGTGAAGCTGAACAAGGTCACAgtagggaggaggaagaggaggatgacgaagaggaggaggaagaagacgaagaagaagaagaagaaatggagGAGAGGGGGCCAAGTGCTG
- the tspy gene encoding testis specific protein Y-linked isoform X1 has product MSEVTGCKQSADSASRKRCPSPDQDESKTIPCKSAKVSDASNEAGVATESCKNSEAESKEIAGSEGRDREGTAAAVQADQGSDRTDGTSALPVNNSSADGHNANNTEKPQSSDAHGSAEAKADTEKTTGTKQGPSASLVQSDSAAIAAAEALASLTGGDGEDSQETPCSSEKAKQVKQGSKFKQRGGHQSSRTGSRTQAAAADSSTSVHSTDREDADEMPEADEGDESISGSSSTPSSSFPSDNEDNDDGECAIVSVKMAPEMRQSVALLAQVQMRLEALEKKSARLHQRLELKISRQRRPHLDQRSSITKSIPGFWVTALLNHPHLSAHIDETDEDALSYMTDLEIESFKNNKLGYRIRFHFRRNPYFQNNIIMKELHLGMGASPVSGSPMSFSNPILWHRGQNLTAHSEPRKSSRGVYQTFFSWFSDHSNPGQDDVALILKDDLYRDPLRYYLTPLWEPRENGSGGSSGARAADNGNGDECVVISDSDDEPGEEAGEAEQGHSREEEEEDDEEEEEEDEEEEEEMEERGPSADESPEEKDDGGGEIVIDGSDDSEQEEEEA; this is encoded by the exons atgAGTGAAGTGACGGGCTGCAAACAGTCCGCTGACTCTGCATCGAGGAAACGGTGTCCATCACCAGACCAAGATGAAAGCAAAACTATCCCCTGCAAGTCCGCAAAAGTGAGTGACGCATCAAATGAAGCGGGGGTCGctacagaaagttgcaaaaacagtgaaGCTGAGAGTAAAGAAATAGCCGGGAGCGAGGGAAGAGACAGGGAAGgaacagcagctgctgtgcaAGCAGATCAGGGTTCAGACCGCACAGATGGCACCAGTGCACTGCCTGTCAACAACTCCAGTGCTGATGGTCACAATGCCAACAATACAGAAAAGCCACAGTCCTCAGACGCACATGGGTCTGCAGAGGCAAAGGCAGACACAGAGAAGACAACAGGGACAAAACAGGGTCCCTCAGCTTCTCTGGTCCAAAGCGACTCAGCAGCCATAGCAGCTGCTGAAGCTCTTGCCAGTCTCACAGGAGGAGACGGGGAAGACAGCCAAGAGACTCCTTGCTCATCCGAAAAGGCCAAACAGGTGAAACAGGGGAGCAAATTTAAACAACGCGGGGGCCACCAGTCCTCAAGAACAGGCTCTAGAACgcaggcagctgctgcagatagCTCCACATCTGTGCACAGCACTGACAGAGAAGATGCAGATGAGATGCCAGAAGCAGATGAAGGTGATGAATCCATATCTGGGTCTTCCTCCACTCCGAGCTCCTCTTTCCCATCAGACAATGAGGACAATGACGATGGGGAGTGTGCCATTGTGTCAGTTAAGATGGCCCCAGAGATGAGACAGTCGGTGGCTCTCCTGGCGCAGGTGCAGATGAGACTGGAAGCTCTTGAGAAGAAGAGCGCTCGGCTTCACCAGCGGCTGGAGCTGAAGATAAGTCGTCAGCGCCGCCCACATCTGGATCAGCGCAGCTCCATCACAAAATCAATCCCTGGCTTCTGGGTGACAGCT CTGTTGAACCATCCTCATCTCTCGGCTCACATTGATGAGACGGATGAAGACGCTCTCAGTTACATGACTGATCTCGAG ATCGAGTCCTTCAAGAATAATAAACTGGGTTACAGGATCCGCTTCCACTTCAGACGGAACCCGTACTTCCAGAACAACATCATAATGAAGGAGCTGCACCTCGGCATGGGAG CTTCTCCTGTTTCAGGATCTCCTATGTCATTCTCCAACCCCATCCTGTGGCACCGTGGACAGAACCTGACGGCCCACAGTGAACCCCGGAAGTCGTCGCGTGGCGTCTATCAGACCTTCTTCAGCTGGTTCAGTGACCATAGCAACCCAGGACAAGACGATGTAGCACTG ATACTTAAGGACGACCTGTACAGAGACCCTCTGAGATACTACCTCACTCCTCTGTGGGAGCCGAGAGAGAACGGCAG cggTGGCTCTAGCGGGGCCAGAGCAGCTGACAACGGAAATGGAGATGAGTGTGTGGTGATCTCTGACTCAGACGATGAGCCCGGTGAGGAAGCTGGTGAAGCTGAACAAGGTCACAgtagggaggaggaagaggaggatgacgaagaggaggaggaagaagacgaagaagaagaagaagaaatggagGAGAGGGGGCCAAGTGCTG
- the tspy gene encoding testis specific protein Y-linked isoform X3, producing MSEVTGCKQSADSASRKRCPSPDQDESKTIPCKSAKVSDASNEAGVATESCKNSEAESKEIAGSEGRDREGTAAAVQADQGSDRTDGTSALPVNNSSADGHNANNTEKPQSSDAHGSAEAKADTEKTTGTKQGPSASLVQSDSAAIAAAEALASLTGGDGEDSQETPCSSEKAKQVKQGSKFKQRGGHQSSRTGSRTQAAAADSSTSVHSTDREDADEMPEADEGDESISGSSSTPSSSFPSDNEDNDDGECAIVSVKMAPEMRQSVALLAQVQMRLEALEKKSARLHQRLELKISRQRRPHLDQRSSITKSIPGFWVTALLNHPHLSAHIDETDEDALSYMTDLEIESFKNNKLGYRIRFHFRRNPYFQNNIIMKELHLGMGASPVSGSPMSFSNPILWHRGQNLTAHSEPRKSSRGVYQTFFSWFSDHSNPGQDDVALILKDDLYRDPLRYYLTPLWEPRENGSGGSSGARAADNGNGDECVVISDSDDEPGEEAGEAEQGHSREEEEEDDEEEEEEDEEEEEEMEERGPSAGSDDSEQEEEEA from the exons atgAGTGAAGTGACGGGCTGCAAACAGTCCGCTGACTCTGCATCGAGGAAACGGTGTCCATCACCAGACCAAGATGAAAGCAAAACTATCCCCTGCAAGTCCGCAAAAGTGAGTGACGCATCAAATGAAGCGGGGGTCGctacagaaagttgcaaaaacagtgaaGCTGAGAGTAAAGAAATAGCCGGGAGCGAGGGAAGAGACAGGGAAGgaacagcagctgctgtgcaAGCAGATCAGGGTTCAGACCGCACAGATGGCACCAGTGCACTGCCTGTCAACAACTCCAGTGCTGATGGTCACAATGCCAACAATACAGAAAAGCCACAGTCCTCAGACGCACATGGGTCTGCAGAGGCAAAGGCAGACACAGAGAAGACAACAGGGACAAAACAGGGTCCCTCAGCTTCTCTGGTCCAAAGCGACTCAGCAGCCATAGCAGCTGCTGAAGCTCTTGCCAGTCTCACAGGAGGAGACGGGGAAGACAGCCAAGAGACTCCTTGCTCATCCGAAAAGGCCAAACAGGTGAAACAGGGGAGCAAATTTAAACAACGCGGGGGCCACCAGTCCTCAAGAACAGGCTCTAGAACgcaggcagctgctgcagatagCTCCACATCTGTGCACAGCACTGACAGAGAAGATGCAGATGAGATGCCAGAAGCAGATGAAGGTGATGAATCCATATCTGGGTCTTCCTCCACTCCGAGCTCCTCTTTCCCATCAGACAATGAGGACAATGACGATGGGGAGTGTGCCATTGTGTCAGTTAAGATGGCCCCAGAGATGAGACAGTCGGTGGCTCTCCTGGCGCAGGTGCAGATGAGACTGGAAGCTCTTGAGAAGAAGAGCGCTCGGCTTCACCAGCGGCTGGAGCTGAAGATAAGTCGTCAGCGCCGCCCACATCTGGATCAGCGCAGCTCCATCACAAAATCAATCCCTGGCTTCTGGGTGACAGCT CTGTTGAACCATCCTCATCTCTCGGCTCACATTGATGAGACGGATGAAGACGCTCTCAGTTACATGACTGATCTCGAG ATCGAGTCCTTCAAGAATAATAAACTGGGTTACAGGATCCGCTTCCACTTCAGACGGAACCCGTACTTCCAGAACAACATCATAATGAAGGAGCTGCACCTCGGCATGGGAG CTTCTCCTGTTTCAGGATCTCCTATGTCATTCTCCAACCCCATCCTGTGGCACCGTGGACAGAACCTGACGGCCCACAGTGAACCCCGGAAGTCGTCGCGTGGCGTCTATCAGACCTTCTTCAGCTGGTTCAGTGACCATAGCAACCCAGGACAAGACGATGTAGCACTG ATACTTAAGGACGACCTGTACAGAGACCCTCTGAGATACTACCTCACTCCTCTGTGGGAGCCGAGAGAGAACGGCAG cggTGGCTCTAGCGGGGCCAGAGCAGCTGACAACGGAAATGGAGATGAGTGTGTGGTGATCTCTGACTCAGACGATGAGCCCGGTGAGGAAGCTGGTGAAGCTGAACAAGGTCACAgtagggaggaggaagaggaggatgacgaagaggaggaggaagaagacgaagaagaagaagaagaaatggagGAGAGGGGGCCAAGTGCTG
- the LOC121947428 gene encoding protein phosphatase 1 regulatory subunit 3A-like isoform X2, with the protein MSFLSIPSQEGLFTTIKTGKSVAEAEGRSLGDNEENNDDDDEDDDTENVRLIPRCSPVPRKRGHSIHDETAEYMRIHLALSAGKKVSFADTTGGDLVDVKEFVALNSDDEEDSARWEEEEAKYRQPEREPTYHVHPEFHAPSGSALLQAVQTNKVEVEQMSPAEDEPLAFTGLIRVLNISFNKAVYIRSTMDNWASYFDHPAEYVQGSHDGSTDQFSFKLSFAPPYITHGSRIEFVVRYETSDGDYWANNSSMNYVVTLLLSYEDNSAQSNSNTQQVRGILKPPKAYSMHNDFDSEDEQEKDEEEAATSRSGLIKPIAVCPVIVQPEIDIEIAVHPSGPCVPPNQELPSVDGALSAHTVSPGEQFPCMSSETTLQTNSSFVLCASESAEPNKSQPLPRLHCELDNQTSEQPVDSSPHELLPASTPSQQQESRQRSQSSQADGEEIRPSEASCMHLPTREMNLWPTTGEEGSAESPAGSPRLELPAECISAPTVTRCFEQEVAVGLSELVAGLSEGSTRSAANQKGSATALLQPESERSSLGAEGESPPELTEHQNSALQPASARKENEDAPQISPDTLLENLPNMSSELQTEHDANRNLMPSVIFLSGVVSLSIVLHEPTALFYIGLLLVLHRL; encoded by the exons atgtcttttttatccATACCGAGCCAAGAGGGCCTCTTTACCACGATCAAAACCGGCAAATCGGTCGCGGAAGCGGAGGGCAGATCCCTCGGTGACAACGAGGAGAAtaatgacgatgatgatgaagacgatGACACCGAGAACGTCCGCCTCATCCCGAGATGCTCCCCGGTGCCCAGAAAGCGAGGCCACTCCATCCACGACGAGACCGCTGAGTACATGCGCATCCATTTGGCGCTGTCCGCCGGAAAGAAAGTGTCATTCGCCGATACAACAGGTGGGGATTTGGTGGATGTGAAGGAATTTGTAGCCTTGAATTCGGATGATGAGGAGGATAGCGCGAggtgggaggaagaggaagcaaAGTATCGACAGCCAGAGCGCGAGCCGACCTATCATGTGCATCCAGAGTTCCACGCGCCCAGCGGCAGTGCCCTGCTGCAGGCTGTGCAAACTAACAAAGTGGAGGTTGAGCAGATGTCTCCAGCAGAGGATGAGCCACTTGCCTTCACTGGGCTAATACGAGTCCTGAACATCTCCTTCAACAAAGCAGTGTACATCAGATCCACCATGGACAACTGGGCCTCTTACTTTGACCACCCGGCAGAGTATGTCCAGGGGTCTCATGATGGGAGCACTGATCAGTTCTCCTTCAAGCTGTCTTTTGCACCACCTTACATCACACACGGCTCTCGCATAGAGTTTGTTGTCCGCTATGAAACCTCTGATGGTGATTACTGGGCCAATAACTCCTCTATGAATTATGTGGTCACTCTGCTCCTGTCCTACGAAGATAATTCAGCTCAGTCAAACAGCAACACGCAGCAAGTAAGAGGTATCCTGAAACCTCCGAAAGCTTACAG tATGCACAATGATTTCGATTCAGAGGATGAGCAGGAAAAGGACGAAG AAGAAGCAGCGACCTCCAGATCAGGACTTATCAAACCCATAGCTGTCTGCCCAGTCATCGTACAGCCGGAGATTGACATAGAG ATTGCGGTTCACCCATCTGGTCCCTGTGTCCCACCAAACCAAGAGCTTCCATCTGTTGATGGCGCACTGTCCGCTCACACTGTATCCCCAGGTGAACAATTCCCATGTATGTCTTCCGAAACCACGCTTCAAACTAATTCGTCCTTTGTACTGTGTGCCAGCGAATCGGCCGAGCCAAATAAGTCACAGCCTTTACCCAGACTCCACTGTGAATTAGACAACCAGACGTCAGAACAGCCAGTAGACAGTAGTCCCCATGAACTGCTGCCTGCCTCAACTCCCTCTCAACAGCAAGAGTCAAGGCAGAGATCACAAAGCTCCCAGGCTGACGGAGAGGAAATCCGTCCCTCAGAGGCCTCATGCATGCATCTTCCTACCCGAGAGATGAATCTGTGGCCAACAACAGGAGAGGAGGGATCGGCCGAGAGCCCAGCCGGCAGTCCTCGTCTTGAACTGCCCGCTGAGTGCATCTCTGCTCCCACTGTGACTCGGTGCTTTGAGCAAGAGGTTGCAGTGGGATTGAGTGAACTCGTTGCAGGATTATCAGAAGGTTCCACCAGGTCTGCAGCAAATCAGAAAGGCAGTGCGACTGCGCTTTTGCAGCCTGAGAGTGAGAGATCATCTCTGGGAGCAGAAGGTGAATCTCCACCTGAACTCACAGAGCACCAAAACTCAGCTCTTCAGCCTGCCTCAGCCCGAAAAGAGAACGAAGATGCTCCCCAGATTTCCCCTGACACATTATTAGAGAATCTACCCAACATGTCGTCCGAGCTGCAGACGGAGCATGACGCAAACAGGAATCTGATGCCATCCGTCATCTTTCTGAGCGGAGTCGTCTCCCTCTCGATAGTGTTGCACGAACCTACTGCCCTATTCTACATCGGACTGCTTTTGGTCTTGCACCGTTTGTGA
- the LOC121947428 gene encoding uncharacterized protein LOC121947428 isoform X1: MSFLSIPSQEGLFTTIKTGKSVAEAEGRSLGDNEENNDDDDEDDDTENVRLIPRCSPVPRKRGHSIHDETAEYMRIHLALSAGKKVSFADTTGGDLVDVKEFVALNSDDEEDSARWEEEEAKYRQPEREPTYHVHPEFHAPSGSALLQAVQTNKVEVEQMSPAEDEPLAFTGLIRVLNISFNKAVYIRSTMDNWASYFDHPAEYVQGSHDGSTDQFSFKLSFAPPYITHGSRIEFVVRYETSDGDYWANNSSMNYVVTLLLSYEDNSAQSNSNTQQVRGILKPPKAYSMHNDFDSEDEQEKDEAEEAATSRSGLIKPIAVCPVIVQPEIDIEIAVHPSGPCVPPNQELPSVDGALSAHTVSPGEQFPCMSSETTLQTNSSFVLCASESAEPNKSQPLPRLHCELDNQTSEQPVDSSPHELLPASTPSQQQESRQRSQSSQADGEEIRPSEASCMHLPTREMNLWPTTGEEGSAESPAGSPRLELPAECISAPTVTRCFEQEVAVGLSELVAGLSEGSTRSAANQKGSATALLQPESERSSLGAEGESPPELTEHQNSALQPASARKENEDAPQISPDTLLENLPNMSSELQTEHDANRNLMPSVIFLSGVVSLSIVLHEPTALFYIGLLLVLHRL; the protein is encoded by the exons atgtcttttttatccATACCGAGCCAAGAGGGCCTCTTTACCACGATCAAAACCGGCAAATCGGTCGCGGAAGCGGAGGGCAGATCCCTCGGTGACAACGAGGAGAAtaatgacgatgatgatgaagacgatGACACCGAGAACGTCCGCCTCATCCCGAGATGCTCCCCGGTGCCCAGAAAGCGAGGCCACTCCATCCACGACGAGACCGCTGAGTACATGCGCATCCATTTGGCGCTGTCCGCCGGAAAGAAAGTGTCATTCGCCGATACAACAGGTGGGGATTTGGTGGATGTGAAGGAATTTGTAGCCTTGAATTCGGATGATGAGGAGGATAGCGCGAggtgggaggaagaggaagcaaAGTATCGACAGCCAGAGCGCGAGCCGACCTATCATGTGCATCCAGAGTTCCACGCGCCCAGCGGCAGTGCCCTGCTGCAGGCTGTGCAAACTAACAAAGTGGAGGTTGAGCAGATGTCTCCAGCAGAGGATGAGCCACTTGCCTTCACTGGGCTAATACGAGTCCTGAACATCTCCTTCAACAAAGCAGTGTACATCAGATCCACCATGGACAACTGGGCCTCTTACTTTGACCACCCGGCAGAGTATGTCCAGGGGTCTCATGATGGGAGCACTGATCAGTTCTCCTTCAAGCTGTCTTTTGCACCACCTTACATCACACACGGCTCTCGCATAGAGTTTGTTGTCCGCTATGAAACCTCTGATGGTGATTACTGGGCCAATAACTCCTCTATGAATTATGTGGTCACTCTGCTCCTGTCCTACGAAGATAATTCAGCTCAGTCAAACAGCAACACGCAGCAAGTAAGAGGTATCCTGAAACCTCCGAAAGCTTACAG tATGCACAATGATTTCGATTCAGAGGATGAGCAGGAAAAGGACGAAG CAGAAGAAGCAGCGACCTCCAGATCAGGACTTATCAAACCCATAGCTGTCTGCCCAGTCATCGTACAGCCGGAGATTGACATAGAG ATTGCGGTTCACCCATCTGGTCCCTGTGTCCCACCAAACCAAGAGCTTCCATCTGTTGATGGCGCACTGTCCGCTCACACTGTATCCCCAGGTGAACAATTCCCATGTATGTCTTCCGAAACCACGCTTCAAACTAATTCGTCCTTTGTACTGTGTGCCAGCGAATCGGCCGAGCCAAATAAGTCACAGCCTTTACCCAGACTCCACTGTGAATTAGACAACCAGACGTCAGAACAGCCAGTAGACAGTAGTCCCCATGAACTGCTGCCTGCCTCAACTCCCTCTCAACAGCAAGAGTCAAGGCAGAGATCACAAAGCTCCCAGGCTGACGGAGAGGAAATCCGTCCCTCAGAGGCCTCATGCATGCATCTTCCTACCCGAGAGATGAATCTGTGGCCAACAACAGGAGAGGAGGGATCGGCCGAGAGCCCAGCCGGCAGTCCTCGTCTTGAACTGCCCGCTGAGTGCATCTCTGCTCCCACTGTGACTCGGTGCTTTGAGCAAGAGGTTGCAGTGGGATTGAGTGAACTCGTTGCAGGATTATCAGAAGGTTCCACCAGGTCTGCAGCAAATCAGAAAGGCAGTGCGACTGCGCTTTTGCAGCCTGAGAGTGAGAGATCATCTCTGGGAGCAGAAGGTGAATCTCCACCTGAACTCACAGAGCACCAAAACTCAGCTCTTCAGCCTGCCTCAGCCCGAAAAGAGAACGAAGATGCTCCCCAGATTTCCCCTGACACATTATTAGAGAATCTACCCAACATGTCGTCCGAGCTGCAGACGGAGCATGACGCAAACAGGAATCTGATGCCATCCGTCATCTTTCTGAGCGGAGTCGTCTCCCTCTCGATAGTGTTGCACGAACCTACTGCCCTATTCTACATCGGACTGCTTTTGGTCTTGCACCGTTTGTGA